In the Astatotilapia calliptera chromosome 5, fAstCal1.2, whole genome shotgun sequence genome, one interval contains:
- the helz2b gene encoding helicase with zinc finger domain 2 has translation MEELQEWMMRAAEEKEIKHNIQAQGLMSYNDMLLEEYKNSSNEVYIMSEHVDDVSISCDEDSTVECQEINATLKWNFQIETERELVHVALLKQEPGASFTLGDADSEPCIYSSGEPFLREDGTYDITLSFTSINPGLYRQWLVLDFDMRPVLLKKLKVRVGHSVVTEQPAVSSGARFQSCERWHRGNRIIIPCSSRTEEQDELLKMYKPPQISFLYKSSHNIQTPLNNENYKERMHHFLYNEECAEDQVVSRLNVCGEITALDTLYSLQFGVEAPWGQLFGVVLIPCHITQDSPEGLTLQRSIRSALIAPLTSRPNSKVYEASVLPYKTTENKLFLLLSKQCCFDLALKRNESYQMEVQFQLDRLNYCTMHRAVDLLPDTKTVLPVLKSCVIPVGNITCENLNTKQQLAIEFITGNSNVKNLVAPLLIYGPFGTGKTFTLATAARELCKDPQNKVLICTHTNSSADLYVREHFHPIISKKNGGIRPIRIKTNKQGTALHATDSITLKYCLLSEEGHYFLPPTKAALDQHNIIITTTTMARHFHDLNLPEGYFTHILIDEASQMLECEALMALGLAGSNTRVVLAGDHMQMGPKLLSVPDHDRSNHTLLTRLFHYYQGQNCDAAKKSRIILHENYRSTREIVEFVATHFYVGKNDFIKAAGDVPAPTNCRALKFHHVRGECLLETVSMSWYNNAEVTEVVEVVKDILKHWPASWGHKDQSSICILSEGFQVPRIRTALSSRNLANIKVERLANVQGKQFRAVIMTTVQTCDSLKTSHLPGLEMFNDARVLNTAMTRAQSHVVVIGDAAALCCFGKCSGIWKSFINHCINSNSVAPQHFTKEFFEQDIMETVKFQKFEHVDESHTLDDAILKELKDDYEQLKADKDSLEFQMTFSNHDGSRALYNFTDTGTDLLKMCKKQPEIYKHGKFFRESHRKGYVIPFHNPTKQISIVGQANLGKAFTGDQVVLHKTKVVSITKKEESARVLLCLLEDEDHSKSRQNSESKFIRRMMIPIKKSEPKICILILKKQRNYMPIWEEIDGEWTVATQKYIDENLKQNSLFKVQVICWNKDNFFPLGYIIDILPVGSSLDSGLKILNEEFKVAYHPCKSDKAVYNTDENNTNRQDLRKIITFTVDPAKAKILDDAISVRELEDHYELGLHIADVASVVKPGDDLDRAAEQSGTTYYCAEEKPIYMFPQDLSIQLSLQEGQDRRVVSLMFKAEKDTNKITGKPKFQLSTINSDKQLSYLEAEDIISKSYKETPKCDTVEHCVTVAYCFAKAQRKIRLESDWAYSQTDADRLPGQRKAHLMIEELAVLFNQHASKTLISCDKTRYSTPLRCQAKPDPVKVEEFKEECGEFIPLSFLVRHKVDHEQQSPKCQNFRILPEVWKEIVAATRTDDTDKMIDLVAADEIHPLVQPVTQKFRRCFSKAYFICSKSSPEAEIGHYSLNLKSYTKASSPIRQYMDVILQRLLHSYICNTDVQYTKSKIMALCSQFQESLKNAEKYEQKAEQISYAVSMKKQSASKIAFVVHANPEEDSFAVAFPFNKNIFVGNLQIMYKDLQLDDQPFYDEEKHSVTLKWKRRIYSADAMQIHQELKMMADSHPCIEVPLRVWKDTIEAIDNGKLDHAKRLIMHADADLKELGKQTVLPQSSEGYYVQAEKCLSEEQEIPEMQTEHFVDIQLELQPGDILQVQLTSSIKRGYQMPTVQLVHIKPKFEMCVDHVNSPITCFSRLADIPSRTHYNDTKEYIRIWKPLCEMESAANAVNESDIIIIENLQVKFNQELEGILKGSFFLPLQWINEWAIEFNLRNCFLCIRKRGLKLETSNVETSNVENSTLVDPKEFTWVAHGFTSNAEKLKNGGSKVEFYISHLPMETIPECVFQKNTHFTVEIIPKLIPDIRKENAVVNITSACDFVKAIALGQRIPKEVKSSLNIVRRNINGLPELNQSQHRAVDKALNNTFTLIQGPPGTGKTVVGVYIVHSFFEHNSKNKMKLDDPKDKEKKKVILYCGPSNKSVDVVAGYLMRFKDSLRPLRVYSQEVEMLDFPFPDCKLQFSQRTLRQDHSKPELRDITMHHRMRQDQNIYSVKIRDFDKRIKLAFEKKGELTAEEVKEYKNLLRDARAYELQQHDIILCTCTQSSTPVLTKTVTARQILIDECAMATEPQALIPLVCNKPEKIVLIGDHKQLRPIVRNEFVRKLGMAKSLFERYYTIHEKRAVMLDIQYRMHEDICKFPSNEFYNGNLKTGVEQQRSVFQVDHKTKPIVFGDVKGKTISLVVNTAQGNQNSKANLEERNKVITIAEKLVKTARIAQQSIVILSPYNAQVSEIRNELKKKKMEQIPVTTITKSQGSEWRYVILSTVCSLPNEEIEKQPERSWLSKHLGFVGDPNQINVAITRAKEGLCIIGDQELLMCSPTWRHLLNHYTLHNAVTGADKISVCSAT, from the exons ATGGAAGAGCTGCAGGAATGGATGATGCGTGCTGCAGAAGAGAAGGAGATCAAACATAACATTCAAGCCCAGGGTCTCATGTCTTATAATGATATGCTCTTGGAGGAATACAAAAACAGCAGTAATGAAGTGTACATT ATGTCTGAACATGTTGACGATGTCAGCATCTCTTGCGATGAAGATTCAACTGTGGAGTGTCAAGAGATTAATGCAACACTAAAATGGAATTTTCAAATTGAGACAGAG AGAGAGCTTGTGCATGTGGCATTGCTAAAGCAAGAACCAGGAGCTTCGTTCACCCTTGGTGATGCAGATTCCGAACCTTGCATCTACTCATCAGGTGAACCTTTTCTCAGGGAGGATGGGACCTATGACATTACCCTATCATTCACATCCATCAACCCAGGCTTGTACAGACAATGGTTAGTGCTTGATTTTGACATGAGACCAGTGCTCTTGAAAAAACTCAAAGTCAGAGTAGGCCATTCAGTAGTCACTGAACAACCAGCTGTGAGCAGTGGAGCAAGATTTCAGAGTTGTGAACGTTGGCACAGAGGGAACAGGATAATCATCCCATGTTCGTCGAGGACAGAAGAACAGGATGAGTTATTAAAGATGTACAAGCCTCCACAGATTAGTTTCCTGTATAAATCCTCCCACAACATTCAAACACCACTGAATAATGAAAACTACAAAGAAAGAATGCACCATTTCCTCTACAATGAAGAATGTGCAGAAGACCAGGTTGTTTCAAG aCTAAATGTTTGTGGAGAAATTACAGCACTGGATACATTATACAGTTTGCAGTTTGGTGTGGAGGCTCCTTGGGGGCAACTTTTTGGTGTTGTCTTGATTCCTTGTCACATTACACAAGACAGCCCTGAGGGACTGACACTACAACGAAGCATCCGATCTGCCCTGATAGCCCCTTTAACTTCTCGCCCAAACTCTAAAGTCTATGAAGCAAGCGTGTTGCCATACAAAACAACTGAgaataaactttttttgctacTGTCAAAGCAATGTTGCTTTGATCTTGcactaaaaagaaatgaatcatATCAAATGGAGGTGCAATTCCAGCTGGACCGCCTCAACTACTGCACCATGCACAGGGCTGTCGATCTTCTTCCCGATACAAAGACTGTGCTGCCAGTCCTTAAAAGTTGTGTAATTCCTGTTGGTAACATTACCTGTGAAAATCTCAACACAAAGCAGCAATTAGCAATTGAATTTATCACAGGGAATTCTAATGTCAAAAACCTTGTGGCACCCCTCCTGATTTATGGACCTTTTGGAACTGGGAAGACATTCACCCTTGCAACAGCAGCCAGAGAGCTTTGTAAGGATCCTCAGAACAAAGTTCTAATTTGCACCCACACCAACAG TTCAGCAGATCTATATGTCAGAGAACATTTCCATCCAATCATCAGCAAGAAAAATGGTGGAATCAGGCcaatcagaataaaaacaaacaaacaagggacTGCTTTGCATGCTACTGATAGCATTACTTTGAAATACTGTCTCCTTTCAGAAGAAGGACATTATTTTCTACCACCTACAAAAGCTGCTCTAGATCAGCACAACATAATCATAACTACCACAACCATGGCAAGACATTTTCATGACCTAAATCTTCCAGAGGGATACTTCACCCACATTCTGATTGATGAAGCCTCTCAGATGCTAGAATGTGAAGCCCTAATGGCCCTTGGTCTTGCTGGGTCAAACACAAGAGTTGTTCTAGCAGGAGATCACATGCAAATGGGACCAAAGCTTTTGTCCGTGCCTGACCATGATCGTTCCAATCACACACTCCTCACTCGCTTGTTCCACTATTATCAAGGCCAAAACTGTGATGCTGCTAAGAAAAGCAGAATCATTTTGCATGAAAATTATCGCTCAACCAGAGAAATTGTGGAGTTTGTCGCCACCCATTTTTACGTTGGTAAAAATGATTTCATCAAAGCTGCTGGAGATGTTCCAGCTCCTACAAACTGCCGTGCTCTGAAGTTTCACCATGTCAGGGGAGAGTGCCTCTTGGAGACAGTATCGATGTCTTGGTATAACAACGCAGAGGTGACAGAAGTGGTTGAAGTAGTGAAAGATATTCTTAAACACTGGCCAGCAAGCTGGGGTCACAAGGACCAAAGCTCAATCTGCATTCTGTCAGAGGGATTTCAG GTTCCTCGAATTAGGACAGCACTTTCAAGCAGAAACCTTGCAAACATCAAAGTTGAGAGACTTGCAAATGTTCAAG GAAAACAGTTCAGAGCAGTCATAATGACAACTGTGCAAACATGTGACAGCCTAAAAACATCTCACCTGCCTGGTCTGGAGATGTTCAATGATGCCCGTGTTTTAAACACTGCGATGACAAGGGCTCAATCCCACGTGGTTGTAATTGGAGATGCTGCCGCCCTGTGTTGCTTTGGGAAATGTTCAGGAATCTGGAAGAGTTTCATAAACCACTGCATCAACAGCAACAGTGTTGCACCACAACATTTCACTAAAGAGTTCTTTGAACAAGATATTATGGAAACTGTAAAGTTTCAGAAGTTCGAACATGTGGATGAGAGCCATACTCTAGATGATGCGATTCTTAAAGAGCTGAAAGATGATTATGAGCAACTGAAAGCAGATAAAGACAGTTTGGAATTTCAGATGACCTTTTCAAATCACGATGGGTCAAGGGCACTATACAATTTCACCGATACTGGCACAGATCTTTTAAAGATGTGTAAAAAACAACCGGAGATTTACAAACATGGGAAGTTTTTCAGGGAATCACACAGGAAAGGCTACGTCATACCATTTCATAATCCGACCAAACAAATAAGCATCGTGGGACAGGCAAATCTTGGTAAGGCCTTTACTGGAGATCAAGTGGTCCTccacaaaacaaaagttgtaagCATCACCAAGAAAGAAGAATCAGCACGTGTACTTCTGTGCCTGCTTGAGGATGAAGATCACAGCAAATCACGACAGAATTCTGAAAGCAAATTTATCAGAAGGATGATGATACCGATAAAAAAATCGGAGCCCAAAATATGTATACTGATTTTAAAGAAGCAGCGCAACTATATGCCAATATGGGAGGAAATTGATGGAGAATGGACAGTTGCAACACAAAAGTATATTGATGAAAATCTAAAACAGAACAGTCTATTCAAGGTGCAAGTGATTTGCTGGAACAAAGACAATTTTTTTCCATTGGGGTACATCATAGATATTCTTCCAGTTGGCAGCTCTTTGGATTCTGGACTAAAGATCCTGAATGAAGAATTCAAAGTTGCATACCATCCATGCAAATCAGACAAGGCTGTTTACAACACTGATGAAAACAATACAAACAGACAGGACTTGCGTAAGATAATCACTTTTACTGTGGATCCTGCAAAAGCAAAGATCCTGGATGATGCTATCAGCGTCAGGGAACTTGAAGATCATTACGAATTGGGACTCCATATTGCTGATGTGGCAAGTGTTGTGAAGCCAGGTGATGATTTAGATAGGGCTGCAGAACAAAGTGGCACTACCTACTACTGTGCTGAGGAGAAACCTATTTACATGTTTCCCCAGGACTTGAGCATTCAACTCAGTCTGCAAGAAGGTCAAGATCGCAGGGTGGTCTCACTGATGTTCAAAGCAGAAAAGGATACAAATAAGATAACAGGAAAACCCAAATTTCAGCTGTCTACAATCAACTCTGACAAGCAGCTGTCATATTTAGAGGCAGAGGACATCATCTCCAAAAGCTATAAAGAGACCCCCAAATGTGATACTGTTGAGCATTGTGTAACGGTTGCTTATTGTTTTGCAAAAGCTCAAAGGAAGATAAGACTTGAATCTGATTGGGCTTATTCTCAAACCGATGCTGACAGATTGCCCGGGCAGCGCAAAGCACATCTGATGATTGAAGAGCTTGCTGTGTTATTTAACCAACATGCATCCAAGACTTTGATCAGCTGTGACAAAACCAGGTATTCCACACCACTTCGCTGTCAGGCAAAACCAGATCCTGTAAAGGTAGAAGAATTCAAAGAGGAATGTGGAGAATTTATACCATTGTCTTTTCTCGTGCGGCACAAAGTAGACCATGAACAACAAAGCCCAAAGTGTCAAAACTTTCGCATACTCCCTGAAGTGTGGAAAGAAATTGTTGCAGCTACCAGAACAGATGATACAGACAAAATGATAGATCTAGTTGCTGCTGACGAAATCCACCCTCTGGTACAACCAGTCACTCAAAAGTTCAGAAGGTGCTTCAGTAAAGCTTACTTCATCTGTTCAAAATCATCTCCTGAGGCAGAAATAGGGCATTATTCTCTGAACCTAAAGTCTTACACAAAAGCTTCCTCACCAATACGGCAGTACATGGATGTCATCTTGCAAAGACTCTTGCATTCTTACATATGTAATACAGATGTTCAATACACTAAATCAAAGATCATGGCTTTGTGCAGTCAATTTCAGGAGAGCCTCAAGAATGCCGAGAAGTATGAACAGAAGGCTGAGCAAATTTCATATGCAGTGagcatgaaaaaacaaagtgcTTCAAAGATAGCCTTTGTTGTTCATGCAAATCCTGAAGAAGACAGTTTTGCAGTAGCATTTCCCTTTAACAAGAACATATTTGTTGGGAATTTGCAAATTATGTACAAAGATTTGCAACTAGACGATCAACCATTTTACgatgaagaaaaacacagtgtcaCTCTTAAATGGAAAAGGCGGATCTATTCAGCTGATGCCATGCAAATCCACcaagagctgaaaatgatggcAGATAGTCATCCTTGCATTGAGGTTCCATTGAGAGTATGGAAAGATACTATTGAGGCAATTGACAATGGAAAATTAGATCATGCAAAGCGTCTCATAATGCATGCTGATGCTGATTTGAAGGAACTgggaaaacaaactgttttgcCTCAGTCCTCTGAAGGTTACTATGTTCAGGCTGAAAAGTGTCTCTCTGAGGAGCAAGAAATACCAGAGATGCAAACTGAGCATTTTGTTGACATCCAACTCGAGTTGCAGCCAGGTGACATCCTACAGGTCCAATTGACTTCAAGCATTAAAAGAGGTTATCAAATGCCCACTGTTCAGTTGGTACACATTAAACcaaagtttgaaatgtgtgttGACCATGTCAACAGCCCTATCACATGCTTCTCCAGATTGGCAGATATTCCTTCAAGGACTCATTACAATGATACCAAGGAGTATATACGGATCTGGAAACCTTTGTGTGAGATGGAATCTGCTGCCAATGCAGTGAATGAAAGTGATATCATTATCATTGAGAACCTCCAGGTAAAGTTTAACCAAGAGTTGGAAGGCATACTCAAAGGAAGCTTTTTCTTACCGCTACAATGGATCAACGAATGGGCCATTGAATTTAACCTTCGAAACTGCTTTCTGTGCATACGGAAAAGAGGTCTCAAACTGGAAACTTCAAATGTGGAAACTTCAAACGTGGAAAATTCCACCCTGGTAGACCCAAAAGAGTTCACATGGGTAGCCCATGGTTTCACAAGTAAtgcagaaaaattaaaaaatggtggAAGTAAAGTGGAGTTCTACATTAGTCACCTGCCTATGGAGACCATTCCTGAATGTGTTTTTCAGAAAAACACTCATTTCACTGTTGAAATCATTCCAAAACTCATCCCTGACAT CCGGAAAGAAAATGCTGTAGTCAACATTACATCGGCATGTGACTTTGTTAAGGCTATAGCACTAGGGCAGCGCATTCCAAAAGAGG TTAAATCAAGCTTAAATATTGTGAGGAGAAACATAAATGGACTGCCAGAGCTGAACCAGAGCCAGCATCGTGCAGTAGATAAAGCTCTAAATAATACCTTCACACTGATACAAGGACCCCCTG GAACTGGAAAAACAGTAGTAGGTGTGTACATTGTACACAGTTTTTTTGAGCACAactctaaaaacaaaatgaaattggATGACCCAAAGgataaggaaaagaaaaaggtcaTTCTCTACTGTGGGCCATCCAACAAGTCTGTTGATGTTGTAGCAG GGTACTTAATGAGGTTTAAGGACAGCCTAAGGCCCCTCAGGGTTTACAGCCAAGAAGTGGAGATGCTTGATTTCCCCTTTCCAGACTGCAAGCTGCAGTTTTCCCAAAGAACCCTTCGCCAAGATCATTCCAAACCAGAGCTCAG GGATATCACTATGCATCACCGCATGCGTCAGGACCAAAACATTTATTCAGTTAAAATAAGAGACTTTGATAAACGTATTAAACTTGCTTTTGAAAAAAAGGGAGAACTGACTGCTGAAGAAGTGAAAGA ATACAAAAACCTTCTCAGAGACGCTCGGGCATATGAACTACAACAGCATGACATCATACTGTGCACATGTACGCAGTCTTCCACCCCAGTCTTGACTAAGACTGTCACTGCACGTCAAATTCTAATTGATGAGTGTGCTATGGCCACTGAACCCCAGGCCCTGATTCCACTAGTCTGCAACAAACCAGAAAAG ATTGTTTTGATTGGGGACCACAAACAGCTACGACCCATTGTGAGGAACGAATTTGTGAGGAAGCTTGGAATGGCCAAGTCTCTGTTTGAGCGCTACTATACAATCCATGAGAAGAGGGCAGTTATGCTGGACATCCAGTACAGAATG CACGAGGACATATGTAAGTTCCCATCAAATGAATTTTATAATGGAAACCTGAAAACTGGAGTGGAACAGCAGAGGAGTGTCTTTCAAGTTGACCACAAGACAAAACCCATTGTTTTTGGGGATGTCAAAGGAAAGACGATAAGTCTAGTTGTCAACACAGCCCAAGGCAACCAAAACTCTAAAGCTAATCTTGAAGAGAGAAACAAAGTG ATTACCATTGCTGAAAAGCTAGTGAAGACTGCCAGAATTGCACAGCAAAGTATTGTGATTTTATCACCTTATAATGCCCAGGTGTCAGAAATCAGGAATgagctgaagaaaaagaagatggaACAAATCCCAGTTACCACGATCACAAAAAGTCAAG GAAGTGAATGGCGTTATGTCATCTTATCTACAGTGTGCTCTCTACCAAATGAAGAAATTGAGAAACAACCAGAAAGAAGCTGGCTTTCCAAACATCTGGGCTTTGTTGGTGATCCCAATCAGATAAATGTAGCCATCACCAGGGCCAAGGAGGGACTCTGCATCATTG GTGACCAAGAATTGCTCATGTGCAGTCCAACTTGGAGACATCTCTTGAACCACTACACTCTTCACAATGCAGTGACAGGTGCAGACAAGATTTCAGTGTGTTCAGCCACCTGA
- the LOC113023058 gene encoding helicase with zinc finger domain 2-like: MSASASRLSPLLLVYDLKLVCTQCCVKEQEITYRLKSVQHKCGHNVLLCKAKGGIKWRPVSRRPIFPNPNKYMACWYYVEGRGCTQHKNRCTFARSDEEAAVWTFEKHQGLDHALLCNLIAESERGTCQANIDEPLGDLLADVDLKAVCNLCSVKVNEITYNVQSVVHKCRRSLLLAKGKASDLWKLVSKRPTLAQTVCYKVCKYIAEDSRCTQHTQGRGCTYAKTLEEATVWNYLREKKMDKNELIRLLTQSVSLTPEHAAESMLRHFSGEFIEVCKDCFQEHPQKLTTKRWNDFCAADIAHAWNPVLVYHLSENSRKHVYSQVRPLPPNCQFTYCSYVIQGKPCWHTASECQSAQSEVEMAVWKAEHTGLCVRRHLLQLSQPAQTQPRKVTMYCKVCHLSLSSPESFYKHCASLEHAQLVAQDTTTRWRGREVPHNRRAELWLCERCECE, translated from the exons ATGTCAGCAAGTGCTTCCAGACTGTCTCCTCTTTTATTGGTCTATGACCTCAAACTTGTTTGCACTCAGTGCTGTGTCAAGGAACAAGAAATTACATATAGATTGAAATCAGTTCAACACAAGTGCGGACACAATGTCCTGCTCTGCAAAGCCAAAGGTGGCATTAAATGGAGGCCCGTTTCTAGACGGCCAATATTTCCAAACCCAAATAAGTATATGGCCTGTTGGTACTATGTAGAGGGGCGTGGTTGCACCCAGCACAAGAACCGGTGCACCTTTGCCAGAAGTGATGAGGAAGCTGCAGTGTGGACATTTGAAAAGCACCAGGGATTGGATCACGCACTTCTCTGTAATCTCATTGCTGAGTCTGAGAGAGGAACTTGTCAGGCTAACATTGATGAACCTCTGGGTGACCTCTTGGCAGATGTAGATTTAAAAGCTGTGTGTAATTTGTGCTCTGTCAAGGTAAATGAAATAACATACAACGTTCAGTCAGTTGTGCACAAGTGTAGAAGATCTCTGCTACTAGCTAAAGGCAAAGCCTCCGACCTATGGAAGCTTGTCTCTAAGCGACCTACACTTGCTCAAACTGTTTGTTACAAAGTGTGTAAATATATTGCTGAGGACTCCAGATGCACACAACACACGCAGGGTCGAGGATGCACTTATGCCAAAACCCTTGAAGAGGCCACTGTTTGGAACTAtcttagagagaaaaaaatggataAGAATGAGTTAATCAGACTTTTAACACAGTCTGTCTCATTAACACCAGAACATGCAGCTGAAAGCATGCTCCGGCACTTTTCAGGTGAATTCATTGAGGTCTGTAAAGACTGCTTTCAGGAACACCCACAAAAACTAACAACCAAAAGGTGGAATGATTTTTGTGCGGCAGACATAGCACATGCCTGGAACCCAGTCTTAGTTTATCACCTATCAGAGAACAGCAGGAAACATGTCTACAGTCAGGTGCGCCCGCTTCCCCCAAACTGTCAGTTTACATATTGTAGTTATGTAATACAAGGGAAGCCCTGCTGGCACACTGCCAGTGAATGCCAGTCTGCCCAAAGTGAGGTGGAGATGGCTGTGTGGAAAGCAGAGCATACCGGGCTCTGTGTTCGGCGTCACCTACTTCAGCTGAGTCAACCAGCGCAGACACAGCCCAGGAAAGTGACCATGTACTGCAAAGTTTGCCACCTGAGTCTTTCTTCCCCAGAGAGCTTCTATAAGCACTGCGCCTCTTTGGAACATGCCCAGTTAGTCGCCCAGGACACCACTACCAGGTGGAGAGGACGCGAGGTGCCACACAACCGGCGAGCTGAGCTTTGGCTTTGTGAGAG gtgtgaatgtgagtga